One segment of Megachile rotundata isolate GNS110a chromosome 6, iyMegRotu1, whole genome shotgun sequence DNA contains the following:
- the Hr38 gene encoding hormone receptor-like in 38 isoform X2 — MRVPRTEVFGPFGGALTSENVVWKDPFSPTTTQTGQLHSPNGDSDNSNGSQRAVAITRNDVDQQPHRQRQQRQAPATVPVLACTNHSTTTTTTAFNVVGSSMLLLQAQNSYGGALADLFNVPYADTTDTGSLPGELDPFPELQLGNPQGVSTADESAQAQQTVHHQQAPQPPPSAPPLPEDVQADSHSSTPLPSFQETYTQRYTRQELQVLGIKMDEGECYDNSVYSCPTGHYPAEFSPTLSYHDHQQPPQQQHHHPHQQQPAPPPQQQHHHHHYFATETAPTPTTAVPSPSNHRQDSPYGGSVSVPIVYGQAPAITGGATAVAPTDICPSVDSVVVGTPQPRRPSLPTQRSESASSGSTESPKARGGSGSTGSSVNSPSPGSGASNERAPPSPSQLCAVCGDTAACQHYGVRTCEGCKGFFKRTVQKGSKYVCLAEKACPVDKRRRNRCQFCRFQKCLMVGMVKEVVRTDSLKGRRGRLPSKPKSPQESPPSPPVSLITALVRAHLDTTPDQASLDYSQYRQPRPGDPPITEAEKTQQFYNLLTTSIDVIRNFADKIPGFTDLVREDQELLFQSASLELFVLRLAYRTKPEDTKLTFCNGVVLALEQCQRSFGDWLHSILEFCRALHVLDVDISAFACLCALTLVTERYGLKEPHRMEQLQMKIISSLRDHVTYNAEAQRKAHYLSRLLGKLPELRSLSVQGLQRIFYLKLEDLVPAPPLIETMFVGSLPF; from the exons GGCAACTCCATTCGCCGAACGGCGACAGCGACAACAGCAACGGTAGCCAGCGTGCGGTGGCCATTACACGGAACGACGTAGATCAGCAACCGCATCGCCAACGGCAGCAACGTCAGGCACCAGCTACCGTTCCAGTTCTCGCCTGTACGAATCATTCAACAACCACGACCACCACCGCGTTCAACGTAGTAGGCTCAAGTATGCTACTGCTTCAGGCACAG AACTCTTACGGTGGCGCTTTGGCGGACTTGTTCAACGTCCCTTACGCGGATACCACGGATACGGGTAGTTTGCCAGGAGAACTGGATCCATTTCCGGAACTGCAACTGGGCAATCCTCAAGGAGTATCTACGGCTGACGAGTCGGCTCAAGCTCAGCAAACGGTGCATCATCAACAAGCACCGCAACCACCTCCGTCGGCACCGCCACTTCCGGAAGACGTTCAAGCCGATTCGCATAG TTCAACACCCTTGCCGAGCTTCCAAGAGACCTACACTCAACGGTACACCAGACAGGAGCTCCAGGTGCTCGGCATCAAAATGGACGAGGGAGAGTGTTACGATAACTCGGTATATTCCTGCCCCACTGGCCATTATCCTGCCGAGTTCTCGCCCACGTTGTCCTACCACGATCATCAGCAACCACCGCAGCAACAGCATCACCATCCCCACCAGCAGCAACCGGCACCGCCTCCTCAACAACAACACCATCATCATCATTACTTCGCTACGGAGACAGCGCCGACACCGACCACGGCCGTTCCTTCTCCGTCGAATCATCGGCAGGATTCACCTTACGGCGGATCGGTCAGCGTGCCCATCGTGTACGGGCAAGCACCGGCCATAACCGGTGGTGCCACCGCCGTCGCGCCGACGGATATTTGTCCGAGCGTCGACAGCGTCGTCGTGGGAACACCTCAACCACGAAGGCCGTCCTTGCCCACGCAGAGGTCTGAGTCTGCGAG TAGTGGCAGCACGGAATCGCCGAAAGCGCGTGGCGGTAGCGGCAGTACCGGAAGCTCCGTCAATTCCCCGTCGCCCGGAAGCGGAGCCAGCAACGAACGAGCACCTCCGAGCCCGAGTCAATTGTGCGCCGTTTGCGGTGACACGGCAGCCTGTCAACACTACGGTGTGCGTACCTGCGAAGGTTGCAAGGGTTTCTTCAAGAGGACGGTGCAGAAGGGCTCGAAGTACGTGTGTCTCGCCGAGAAAGCTTGCCCCGTCGACAAGCGTCGACGGAACCGTTGCCAATTTTGTCGCTTCCAGAAGTGCCTGATGGTCGGCATGGTGAAAGAG GTTGTTAGGACAGATTCGTTGAAAGGGCGCAGAGGTAGATTACCCTCGAAGCCAAAATCACCGCAGGAATCGCCTCCCAGCCCGCCAGTTTCTCTGATCACAGCTTTGGTGCGTGCGCACTTGGACACGACGCCTGATCAAGCGAGCTTAGACTATTCGCAGTACCGACAACCGAGGCCCGGCGATCCACCGATCACGGAAGCGGAAAAGACCCAACAGTTTTACAACCTTTTAACCACTTCCATCGACGTGATACGAAACTTTGCCGATAAAATTCCCGGTTTTACGGATCTGGTGCGAGAGGATCAG GAGTTACTTTTCCAATCAGCCAGTCTGGAATTGTTCGTTCTACGGTTGGCGTATCGCACGAAACCGGAGGACACGAAGTTAACGTTCTGCAACGGTGTGGTCCTGGCATTGGAACAGTGTCAGCGTAGCTTTGGCGATTGGCTTCACAGCATTCTCGAGTTCTGCAGGGCTCTTCATGTTCTCGACGTAGACATTAGCGCTTTCGCCTGCTTGTGTGCTCTCACTCTCGTTACCG AAAGGTACGGCCTGAAGGAACCGCATCGCATGGAGCAGCTGCAGATGAAAATAATCTCGTCTCTTCGCGATCACGTCACCTACAATGCCGAGGCTCAGAGAAAAGCTCATTACCTGTCCCGCCTGTTAGGTAAACTACCGGAACTGAGGAGTCTGTCGGTGCAAGGACTCCAGCGTATCTTTTACCTGAAACTGGAGGATTTGGTGCCAGCTCCGCCGTTGATCGAGACGATGTTCGTCGGTAGCCTACCCTTTTAA
- the Hr38 gene encoding hormone receptor-like in 38 isoform X3 — protein sequence MLLLQAQNSYGGALADLFNVPYADTTDTGSLPGELDPFPELQLGNPQGVSTADESAQAQQTVHHQQAPQPPPSAPPLPEDVQADSHSSTPLPSFQETYTQRYTRQELQVLGIKMDEGECYDNSVYSCPTGHYPAEFSPTLSYHDHQQPPQQQHHHPHQQQPAPPPQQQHHHHHYFATETAPTPTTAVPSPSNHRQDSPYGGSVSVPIVYGQAPAITGGATAVAPTDICPSVDSVVVGTPQPRRPSLPTQRSESASSGSTESPKARGGSGSTGSSVNSPSPGSGASNERAPPSPSQLCAVCGDTAACQHYGVRTCEGCKGFFKRTVQKGSKYVCLAEKACPVDKRRRNRCQFCRFQKCLMVGMVKEVVRTDSLKGRRGRLPSKPKSPQESPPSPPVSLITALVRAHLDTTPDQASLDYSQYRQPRPGDPPITEAEKTQQFYNLLTTSIDVIRNFADKIPGFTDLVREDQELLFQSASLELFVLRLAYRTKPEDTKLTFCNGVVLALEQCQRSFGDWLHSILEFCRALHVLDVDISAFACLCALTLVTERYGLKEPHRMEQLQMKIISSLRDHVTYNAEAQRKAHYLSRLLGKLPELRSLSVQGLQRIFYLKLEDLVPAPPLIETMFVGSLPF from the exons ATGCTACTGCTTCAGGCACAG AACTCTTACGGTGGCGCTTTGGCGGACTTGTTCAACGTCCCTTACGCGGATACCACGGATACGGGTAGTTTGCCAGGAGAACTGGATCCATTTCCGGAACTGCAACTGGGCAATCCTCAAGGAGTATCTACGGCTGACGAGTCGGCTCAAGCTCAGCAAACGGTGCATCATCAACAAGCACCGCAACCACCTCCGTCGGCACCGCCACTTCCGGAAGACGTTCAAGCCGATTCGCATAG TTCAACACCCTTGCCGAGCTTCCAAGAGACCTACACTCAACGGTACACCAGACAGGAGCTCCAGGTGCTCGGCATCAAAATGGACGAGGGAGAGTGTTACGATAACTCGGTATATTCCTGCCCCACTGGCCATTATCCTGCCGAGTTCTCGCCCACGTTGTCCTACCACGATCATCAGCAACCACCGCAGCAACAGCATCACCATCCCCACCAGCAGCAACCGGCACCGCCTCCTCAACAACAACACCATCATCATCATTACTTCGCTACGGAGACAGCGCCGACACCGACCACGGCCGTTCCTTCTCCGTCGAATCATCGGCAGGATTCACCTTACGGCGGATCGGTCAGCGTGCCCATCGTGTACGGGCAAGCACCGGCCATAACCGGTGGTGCCACCGCCGTCGCGCCGACGGATATTTGTCCGAGCGTCGACAGCGTCGTCGTGGGAACACCTCAACCACGAAGGCCGTCCTTGCCCACGCAGAGGTCTGAGTCTGCGAG TAGTGGCAGCACGGAATCGCCGAAAGCGCGTGGCGGTAGCGGCAGTACCGGAAGCTCCGTCAATTCCCCGTCGCCCGGAAGCGGAGCCAGCAACGAACGAGCACCTCCGAGCCCGAGTCAATTGTGCGCCGTTTGCGGTGACACGGCAGCCTGTCAACACTACGGTGTGCGTACCTGCGAAGGTTGCAAGGGTTTCTTCAAGAGGACGGTGCAGAAGGGCTCGAAGTACGTGTGTCTCGCCGAGAAAGCTTGCCCCGTCGACAAGCGTCGACGGAACCGTTGCCAATTTTGTCGCTTCCAGAAGTGCCTGATGGTCGGCATGGTGAAAGAG GTTGTTAGGACAGATTCGTTGAAAGGGCGCAGAGGTAGATTACCCTCGAAGCCAAAATCACCGCAGGAATCGCCTCCCAGCCCGCCAGTTTCTCTGATCACAGCTTTGGTGCGTGCGCACTTGGACACGACGCCTGATCAAGCGAGCTTAGACTATTCGCAGTACCGACAACCGAGGCCCGGCGATCCACCGATCACGGAAGCGGAAAAGACCCAACAGTTTTACAACCTTTTAACCACTTCCATCGACGTGATACGAAACTTTGCCGATAAAATTCCCGGTTTTACGGATCTGGTGCGAGAGGATCAG GAGTTACTTTTCCAATCAGCCAGTCTGGAATTGTTCGTTCTACGGTTGGCGTATCGCACGAAACCGGAGGACACGAAGTTAACGTTCTGCAACGGTGTGGTCCTGGCATTGGAACAGTGTCAGCGTAGCTTTGGCGATTGGCTTCACAGCATTCTCGAGTTCTGCAGGGCTCTTCATGTTCTCGACGTAGACATTAGCGCTTTCGCCTGCTTGTGTGCTCTCACTCTCGTTACCG AAAGGTACGGCCTGAAGGAACCGCATCGCATGGAGCAGCTGCAGATGAAAATAATCTCGTCTCTTCGCGATCACGTCACCTACAATGCCGAGGCTCAGAGAAAAGCTCATTACCTGTCCCGCCTGTTAGGTAAACTACCGGAACTGAGGAGTCTGTCGGTGCAAGGACTCCAGCGTATCTTTTACCTGAAACTGGAGGATTTGGTGCCAGCTCCGCCGTTGATCGAGACGATGTTCGTCGGTAGCCTACCCTTTTAA